The genomic interval TTGTGCAGTTATATTCTTAACTGCTTCCACAAGTTCCCATCGTCCGCTGTAGCTTAAAGCTAGATTCAGGGTCATCTTTGTGTTTGCCGAAGTCTTGTTTACTGCCTGCTGAAGTTCCTGCATAACAATTTCGGGAAGTGAATTTACATTGCCGATTGTTGTTAGCCGGATATTATTGGTGTTAAGTTCATCTGTTTCATTCTGAAGACTTTTTACTATCAATCTCATTAAGGTGGATACTTCATCTTTGGGACGTTTCCAGTTTTCAGTAGAAAATGTGTAAAGAGTAAGATATTTAACTCCTAAACCGACGCATGTTTCAACAACAGCGCGAACCGAATCGACCCCTTTCTGATGCCCGGCTACCCTTGGAAGATTTCTTTTCTTCGCCCATCGGCCGTTTCCATCCATAATAATTGCGATATGAACAGGAATATTACCTTTCGACTTGGTTTCTTCGATGGATTTTTTTTCGGTTGAGGTTAACCTGACTGCCAATTTTTTAATATACCTTCAATTTTAGGCCTGAAAAAATAGGTTGATGGTGAGTAAATGTCAAGGTTACATATTGGTTCTATTTGATAGGGCCGCTTTAAGACACAGTTTCAGCGTTTATCTGGAATAGAAACAATTTTAATTTTTTCTCGGGTATTATCGTCGATGGAGGAAAGTATCATCTCGGCTTTTAGAATGTGGCTCTCCGGTACACCTAGGAAAAGAGTAACTTTATTAGATGAATTCTTAGTGTGGAAGTTAGTAATAAAATGGAGTTTTGTAACGAGACCCGGATCGTTAAGGTCTTCTTCAGTAAGGGTAATGCCTAATGCAATTTTCTTTTTGTATTTGGCAACAGCATCAATTTCATAATTGCCGACCGGTTGAGGTGAAGGTAAGTACTTCCCGTATTTGCGGCTGAGGGTAAGGTAACCGTTTCGCCACAAATGATCGATCAATGAATCGATCCTCTCTCTTTTTTCTTTTGTACTCTGCATAATATTAATTGTATAATGGAATTATCGGAATAATCGGCGAAAATCTTTCGACCCCAAGAATTTTAATATTCGAGATTTTTTCATAGTCGAATCCGCGTATTTCGTTATGTCCGTTTATTCTACCGTAAATTACTTTCTTCCCATTTTTATTTCTGCCGACATAATAAGGTTCCAGTAAAACCTCGTTTAAACCGTATAAAAATTTTACTCTGTTTCTGTTAAAAATTGCGGTAGTAAAATAGATTGTTTTCATTTGGTCTCCTGTATTAATTGTAGCTTCTGAATACACCGATCACTTTGCCAACGATCGAAAATTCTTCGTCGTCCTCAATTACAATCGGGTCATATTTTTCGTTTTCAGGGATCAGATAGATCTTTCCGTTTAGATTCGAAAATCTTTTCATAGTTGCTTCATCTTTTAATAACGCAACAATAATATCCCCGTTAGCTGCTTCCTTCTGAGGCTGAATAATTACAAGGTCGCCCTCGAGTATTCCGGCATTCATCATACTGTCGCCGCGGACTTTCAATCCAAAACATTCGGTCCGGCTGCCGAGAAAGTTTTTGTCAATAATAAAATTCCCTTCAATATTTTCCTCGGCAAGAATCGGTTGACCAGCGGCGACTCTTCCAACAACAGGAATCTCTATTATGGTTTCCTCTTTTTGAATCGGGTCGTTATTCACAACAAGTGAGAGTGTCCGGCTTAAATTGTTTC from Melioribacteraceae bacterium carries:
- the lexA gene encoding transcriptional repressor LexA → MKTELTDRQKEILSFIQEYVVLNSFPPTYREIGQKFRIVSTFGVKRHIDALVKKGYLNTGNNLSRTLSLVVNNDPIQKEETIIEIPVVGRVAAGQPILAEENIEGNFIIDKNFLGSRTECFGLKVRGDSMMNAGILEGDLVIIQPQKEAANGDIIVALLKDEATMKRFSNLNGKIYLIPENEKYDPIVIEDDEEFSIVGKVIGVFRSYN
- a CDS encoding isoprenyl transferase codes for the protein MAVRLTSTEKKSIEETKSKGNIPVHIAIIMDGNGRWAKKRNLPRVAGHQKGVDSVRAVVETCVGLGVKYLTLYTFSTENWKRPKDEVSTLMRLIVKSLQNETDELNTNNIRLTTIGNVNSLPEIVMQELQQAVNKTSANTKMTLNLALSYSGRWELVEAVKNITAQAAAGNLKSDEVSEELISKSLTTSGMPDPDLLIRSGGEFRISNFLLWQIAYSEIFVSDTLWPEFRSKHLIEAVKNYQKRERRFGLVSEQLSDNLGKKINNANTHSKQLA